In Nocardia asteroides, a single genomic region encodes these proteins:
- a CDS encoding ABC transporter ATP-binding protein gives MTGDRPLLRISDLDVDFGTTSAVRGVNLAVYPGQTVALVGESGSGKSTTAHAVIDLLPGTGRVTGGSIEFDGTELTTASKRAIVGLRGTGIGLVPQDPMTNLNPVWKVGFQIRETLTANGIATGKAARERAVELLAEAGLPDAARRAGQYPHEFSGGMRQRALIAMALACRPKLLIADEPTSALDVTVQRQLLDHLDRLTGELGTAVLLITHDLGLAAERAEHVAVMYRGRVVESGPAQRILREPQHPYTRRLVAAAPALVSGRGAVRRARAAVLARAESAEPSDHVVVAEHLVKTFPLRGRVPWRSAPLHAVNDVSFRVVRGTTTAVVGESGSGKSTLARLVLGLLAPTSGSVTFAGRPVTGLDRAAELDFRRRVQPVFQNPYGSLDPLFTIARAIEEPLRTHRVGTPAERAERVRDLVERVALPADVLRRYPHELSGGQRQRVAIARALALSPELVVCDEAVSALDVLVQAQILELLDELQAELGLSYLFISHDLAVVRRIADHVLVMRDGRVVEEASTAEVFENPREEYTRALLDAIPGRDLRVG, from the coding sequence ATGACCGGCGACCGGCCGCTGCTGCGGATCTCCGACCTCGACGTCGATTTCGGCACGACGTCCGCGGTGCGCGGGGTGAATCTCGCGGTGTACCCCGGGCAGACGGTCGCGCTGGTCGGCGAGTCAGGCTCGGGCAAGTCGACCACCGCGCACGCCGTCATCGACCTGCTGCCCGGCACCGGCCGGGTGACCGGCGGCTCGATCGAGTTCGACGGTACCGAGCTCACCACCGCCTCGAAGCGCGCGATCGTCGGGCTCCGCGGCACCGGGATCGGGCTGGTGCCGCAGGACCCGATGACCAACCTGAATCCGGTGTGGAAGGTCGGCTTCCAGATTCGCGAAACGCTGACCGCGAACGGCATCGCCACGGGGAAGGCCGCCCGCGAGCGGGCTGTCGAGCTGCTCGCCGAGGCCGGGCTGCCCGACGCCGCGCGCCGGGCCGGGCAGTACCCGCACGAGTTCTCCGGTGGTATGCGGCAGCGCGCGCTGATCGCGATGGCGCTGGCCTGCCGCCCGAAACTGCTCATCGCCGACGAGCCGACCTCGGCGCTCGACGTCACGGTGCAGCGGCAGCTCCTCGACCACCTCGACCGGCTCACCGGGGAGCTCGGCACGGCGGTGCTGCTCATCACGCACGACCTCGGGTTGGCCGCCGAGCGCGCCGAGCACGTCGCGGTGATGTACCGCGGCCGGGTGGTGGAATCCGGTCCGGCGCAGCGCATCCTGCGCGAGCCGCAGCACCCGTACACGCGCAGGCTGGTGGCCGCGGCGCCCGCACTGGTGAGCGGGCGCGGTGCGGTGCGGCGGGCACGCGCCGCGGTGCTGGCCAGGGCGGAATCCGCGGAGCCGTCCGACCACGTGGTGGTGGCGGAGCACCTGGTCAAGACCTTTCCGCTGCGCGGCCGGGTGCCGTGGCGGTCGGCGCCGCTGCACGCGGTGAACGACGTCTCCTTCCGCGTGGTGCGCGGTACCACCACCGCGGTGGTCGGCGAGTCCGGCTCCGGCAAGTCCACGCTCGCGCGGCTGGTGCTCGGCCTGCTCGCGCCGACCTCGGGCAGCGTGACCTTCGCGGGCCGCCCGGTCACCGGGCTCGATCGCGCCGCCGAGCTGGACTTCCGGCGCCGGGTGCAGCCGGTGTTCCAGAACCCGTACGGCTCGCTCGACCCGCTCTTCACCATCGCGCGGGCGATCGAGGAGCCGCTGCGCACGCACCGGGTCGGCACGCCTGCCGAGCGCGCGGAGCGGGTCCGCGACCTGGTCGAGCGGGTGGCCCTTCCCGCCGACGTGCTGCGCCGCTACCCGCACGAGCTCTCCGGCGGGCAGCGCCAGCGGGTGGCCATCGCCCGCGCGCTCGCGCTCTCGCCGGAGCTGGTGGTCTGCGACGAGGCCGTCTCCGCGCTGGACGTGCTGGTCCAGGCGCAGATCCTGGAGCTGCTCGACGAACTGCAGGCCGAGCTCGGGCTCAGCTACCTGTTCATCTCGCACGACCTCGCCGTCGTCCGGCGGATCGCGGACCACGTGCTGGTCATGCGGGACGGCCGGGTGGTGGAGGAGGCGAGCACCGCCGAGGTCTTCGAGAACCCCCGCGAGGAGTACACCCGCGCGCTGCTCGACGCCATCCCCGGCCGGGACCTGCGGGTGGGCTGA
- a CDS encoding oxidoreductase produces the protein MTDPLQPLVDLPGVRAAADRARDALAAVHRHKTNRRGWPTTAAEAAVRAARSSAAIDGGSTDLPSVDGRVDDPILAGALRVGQALDGDALRNLTGTWQRAPLQALARLHLLAAADLTEEAALGRPRADAGVAERLDLLAQIALTSTAPAPVLAAVVHGELLGLRPFGTADGLVARAAARLVTVSSGLDPHALGVPEVFWLRRGQAYRDAAAGFGSGEPEAVGGWVIFCCGGLEDGAREATSIADAAAGQ, from the coding sequence GTGACCGACCCGCTGCAGCCCCTCGTCGACCTGCCCGGCGTCCGCGCGGCCGCCGACCGCGCCCGCGACGCGCTCGCCGCGGTGCACCGGCACAAGACCAACCGGCGCGGCTGGCCGACCACCGCCGCCGAGGCCGCGGTGCGCGCCGCCCGCTCGTCGGCCGCCATCGACGGCGGCAGCACCGACCTGCCCAGCGTGGACGGCCGGGTCGACGACCCGATCCTGGCTGGCGCGCTGCGGGTCGGGCAGGCGCTGGACGGCGACGCGCTGCGCAATCTGACCGGCACCTGGCAGCGGGCGCCGCTGCAGGCGCTGGCCCGGCTGCACCTGCTCGCCGCAGCCGACCTTACCGAGGAGGCGGCGCTCGGCCGCCCGCGCGCCGATGCCGGGGTCGCCGAACGGCTCGACCTGCTCGCCCAGATCGCGCTGACCTCCACCGCCCCCGCGCCGGTGCTCGCCGCGGTGGTGCACGGCGAGCTGCTCGGGCTGCGCCCCTTCGGCACCGCCGACGGGCTGGTCGCCAGGGCCGCGGCCCGGCTGGTCACGGTGTCCAGCGGCCTCGACCCGCACGCGCTCGGCGTGCCCGAGGTGTTCTGGCTGCGCCGCGGGCAGGCCTACCGGGACGCCGCCGCCGGCTTCGGCTCGGGCGAGCCGGAGGCCGTCGGCGGCTGGGTCATCTTCTGCTGCGGCGGACTGGAAGACGGCGCACGCGAGGCCACCTCGATCGCGGACGCGGCTGCCGGACAGTAG
- a CDS encoding HAD family hydrolase, producing MTADDTAPRNEPPVRAGHVAAFFDLDKTVIAKSSTFVFSKPFYAQGLLNRRSVLESSYAHFLFQLSGADHDQMERMRAHLTSMCAGWDVEQVKSIVAETLHELVEPLIYAEAMDLIADHRIRGHDVVIVSASGEEIVAPIAAALGADHVAATRMVVADGHYTGELDFYCYGPGKVAAIEKLAADKGYELARCYAYSDSVTDLPMLSAVGHPTAVNPDRSLRREATARGWPVLTFSNPVSLWSRFPSSSSTVAATAVVGLGALVAGALSYRLLRKR from the coding sequence ATGACGGCCGACGACACCGCCCCGCGGAACGAGCCCCCGGTTCGGGCCGGGCACGTGGCCGCGTTCTTCGATCTGGACAAGACGGTGATCGCCAAGTCCAGCACGTTCGTGTTCAGCAAGCCGTTCTACGCCCAGGGGCTGCTGAACCGGCGCTCGGTGCTGGAGAGCAGCTACGCGCACTTCCTCTTCCAGCTCTCCGGCGCGGACCACGACCAGATGGAGCGCATGCGCGCGCACCTCACCAGCATGTGCGCGGGCTGGGACGTGGAGCAGGTGAAATCCATTGTGGCGGAGACGCTGCACGAGCTGGTCGAGCCGCTGATCTACGCCGAGGCGATGGATCTGATCGCCGATCACCGCATCCGCGGGCACGACGTGGTGATCGTCTCGGCCTCCGGTGAGGAGATCGTGGCGCCGATCGCGGCGGCGCTCGGCGCCGACCACGTGGCGGCGACCAGGATGGTGGTCGCGGACGGCCACTACACCGGCGAGCTGGACTTCTACTGCTACGGCCCCGGCAAGGTTGCCGCGATCGAAAAGCTGGCCGCCGACAAGGGTTACGAGCTGGCGCGCTGCTACGCCTACTCGGATTCGGTGACCGACCTGCCGATGTTGAGCGCGGTCGGGCACCCGACGGCGGTGAACCCGGACCGCTCGCTGCGCCGGGAGGCGACGGCGCGCGGCTGGCCGGTGCTGACCTTCTCGAACCCGGTGTCGCTGTGGTCGCGCTTCCCGAGCTCGTCCTCGACGGTGGCGGCCACCGCGGTGGTCGGACTCGGCGCGCTGGTGGCAGGCGCGCTCAGCTACCGGTTGCTGCGCAAGCGGTAG